Below is a window of Edaphobacter dinghuensis DNA.
CCTTGGGATTTCGCACGGTTCTCCTTGTCATTTTTTGCAGGACGGGAGCATGTACCCCCCCCTCCCCGGACTAAAGTCCTAAAGTCTTCAAGATATGAGGGTTAAGTCTGGACTTCGAGTATACCCCCGGTGGGACCTGTCCAACCGTCATGCGATGGACGGGGTTTCTGAAGAACAGGTTTGTCAAGTTTCGACAGACCAAATAGCTGTGATTATTTCAAGACAAATAGCTGTCGTTCTTTCAAGACAAATAGCTGTTATTTTTTACCAGGAATAGCCACCCGAGGCCGGAGGCCATGCCTGATTAAGCTGACGCAGAACGACGATGCGGCCGAGGTGGTAGGCATTGTGAGAGGCCAGGCTGATGAGTTGATCGCGGACTGACATGATGCGAACGGGTGAGCCGGGGCGGGAGGGGCAACGGATGGGCTCGTCTAGTCTGCGGGTATCCCGGGCACTGGCGGCGGCTTGTTCGGCGGTCTGGAGGAAGCGCTTGCAGAGTTGGTCCCAGGTCTCGGAGGCGGTCTCTAATTCGGAGGGGAAGCCGTCGGAGGGCTTGTCGGGGAATGGCGTCTCGATGCCTTGGACCCAGTCGAGTGTGACCTGCTGCCAGAAGGCGATGTGCCAGAGCTCTTCGTAGATGGTGTGAGGGGTATTGGGAATCTTCTTGTGGACGAGATCGTCGCTGAGACCCTCGACGATGTGCGCCGGTTTTGCTGCATAGCTGTCGCCGATGAGGGCCTGGGCGAGTTCATTCATTGGATCGCTCCTAAACTCCAGCCCTTCTATTTTACGAGTGACGTGAGAGGAGGGATAACAGGGCGTTTTCTTGAATTGGAAATTATTTCAAAAGAGAATTGCCTAGGGTACGTCCTGTCAGGTAACGTTTTTCATGAAATTCAAGAGGAGCTTATGCGCAGGGTATTTTTAGTCGCCGGAATTTGCTTGATGATGTCGGCCGTGGGTTTTGCAGAGGTGAAGCCAGCGTCGTTGTTCAGCGATCATGCGGTGTTGCAGAGTGGGATGTCAGTGCCGGTGTGGGGAACGGCTGATCCGGGCGAGAAGGTGACGGTGACGCTGCACGGGGTGAGCGCATCGACGACGACCGGAGCGGATGGCCGATGGATGGTGCGGCTGAAGAAGTTGAAGGCGGGCGGCCCCTTCGAGATGACCATCGCCGGGAAGAACACGGTGACGGTGAAGGACGTTCTGGTGGGCGAGGTGTGGCTGGGGTCGGGCCAGTCGAACATGGTGTTTACGGTGTCGAAGAAGAGCAATCCGTGGGCGGGGATGCTCGACGAAGAGGGCGAGATTGCAGCGGCAAACTATCCGCAGATACGGATGTTTACCGGTAAGGCGACCAAAGCGTATGAGCCACAGACCGACATTGTGGGCGAGTGGAAGGTGTGCAGTCCGGAGACTGCGGGCGACTTTTCTGCCGTGGGATATCTGTTTGCACGCGACCTGCAGCGAGAGCTGAAGGTGCCGGTGGGCATTGTGCTGGAGGCGTATGGAGCGAGCACGGCAGAGTCGTGGCTGCCGCGGCCGACGGTGGCGGGGGATCCGATGCTGAAGCCGCTGCTGGATAAGTTCGATGCGCGGGTGAGTTATTACAGAGAGCATCCGGGTGGCTTGGATGCGGACGCGCCAGCGGGGCCACAGACGTTGAACGCGCGGCCAGCCAAGGCCGGGGCAAAGCCCGCAAAGATGCGCGATCCGGTGCAGGACCAGCACCAACCGACGGTGCTGTTCAATGGAATGATTCAGCCGGTGCTGCCGTATGCGATTCGCGGAGTTCTCTGGTACCAGGGAGAGTCGATTGTGGGTGGAAAGGCCGGAGTGGAGCTTTATCCGCACACGATGGAGACGCTGGTGAAGGAGTGGCGCCAGCTTTGGGGCGAGGGCGAACTGCCCTTTTACTATGTGCAACTGGCAGCGTTACAAAATGCAAGCAACAACCCTGCAGTGCGTGAGGCGCAGGCTCAGTTGCTGAAGCTGCCGAAGACGGCGATGGCGGTGACGATCGATATCGGTGACCCGAAGCTGGTGCATCCGAAGAACAAGGAGCCGCTGGGAGAGCGGCTGACAGCGATTGCACTGGCGAAGACCTATGGCAGAAAGATGGAGTATTCGGGGCCGGTGTACGAGTCGATGAAGGTGAAGGGGAACGCGATTGAGCTGAAGTTTGCGCATGACAAAGGGCTGACGGCGAAGAACGGGCCGCTGAAGTGGTTTCAGATTGCGGGCGCCGACCAGAAGTTTGTGGATGCGGAGGCGAAGATCGAGGGCAACAAGATCATCGTGACGAGTGCGCAGGTGAGCGCACCGGTGGCGGTGCGATATGCGTGGGCCGATTATCCGGAGGGCTGCAATCTATACAACGGTGCGGGGTTTCCGGCGGCTCCGTTTCGAACGGACAAATGGGATGCTCTGACACCGATTGCAGCAGAGTTTACCGGTAAGTGATGGTGTAAATTTAGCCGAAGCTGGGTTTTGATTTGATCTCAAGTTGAGGGAGTGAGGAATGAAAAGCATTCTGATGTGCGCTGTTCTGATGTCGTCGTTCGTAGCGACCGCTCAGACTCCGGCTGCTCCTGCGGCGGCCAAGCCGGGGCTGACTCTGACCTCTTCCGCGTTTGAGGATGGCGGGATTATTCCCGATAGATATTCGCGCGCCGTCGAGGCTCCTGTCTCTCCAAAGTTGATGTGGACGCATGTACCGGATGGCACGGTGAGCTTCGCGCTGATTCTGCACGATCCGGATACGTCGCTGCAGAAGACGACGAACCAGGTGCTGCATTGGATGATCTTCAATATTCCGGGGAGCGCCAGCGAGCTGCCGGAGAATGTGCCGACCACGGCGACGCTGACGGATGGATCGGTTCAGGCGGTAAACACCGGCAAGAAGATCGGCTACTACGGCATGGGTGCGCCTGCGGCGGGGCCTTATCATCACTACACGTTTGAGCTGTTCGCGCTCGATACGAAGCTGAGCCTGGGGCCGGATGCAACGCAGGCCGATGTGCTGAAGGCGATGGATGGTCACATTCTGGGCAAGGGCGTTCTGGTGGGGCGGTTCCATCGGCCGTAGGCGAGAAAACTGACGGTGGAATATAACGGCCTGCGGTGTTTATTACGCGCAGGCCGTGAGTTTTTTAATTCGCAGCGGGCTTCTCGACGTGGTCGATGACGAAGACGTCGGCCATGGCCTTGGTTGGCTCGAGCTTTAGCCCAAGCTGCTCCGGTAGCGCCGTGTAGAGACTCGGCGGCGCATTGGGATCGTCTTTCGGTGTGGGCCTGGGGCCGAATACGGCAAACTGCGAGTCGTCGGGCGTCCAGTTCAGATTGAAGTCATACCTCGCGGTGAGCCCGGTGTGGTCGACGACTGGCCGGTCCATCACCGCGGACTGCATGCCATCGCAGAAGTCCTTCATGGTGGAGTTCGTCACCATCAACTGGCCGAGTCCTCTGAAGAGAAAGTTCTTCGGATCGTTGGGCTGGTGAATGGTCTCGGTCATCTTGGGACCGCCCTTCGCGACTGTAAGGGCGTAGACGGAGAGCTCTTTCTGGTCGTGGTGGAAGGTGAGCTTGAAACGATCTGTGAGAGCGGACTGGATCAGCTCCTTCATCTGTTTAGTGTTTGGCCGGCCTTCGGCCTCGGGCACACCGTCGAGATCGAATTTCTCGGTAGCGAACCAGTCTGGCGCGCCTATGATCTGCTTGACGTGCAGCCCATAGGCAAAGGTGACCATATCATTCATGGTGGTGTTGATCGTCATCAGATGACGGCCGCGAATGGTGAAGAGTTTGCCCGGACGGTTGGGATCGCTGGGCTTTACGGTGATCACTTCAAACTTGAGTACGGCGTCCGCAGCCATCGCCTTGGGAGGCTCGGGAATCGGCCATGTGGCCTCGGGGGTGACGTGCTGAAAGTTCATGACGGCGGTATGACCGCCCTGGGTCTGGTTGCCGGTGATGGTCTTGCCGTCGGCGCTCAGGGTTCCGACGTAGGTGACGTCGATGGCTGAGATCTCGAATTTGAAGGACGTGCCATCCACCGTGATCGAATTGATTGGGATCGACTGTCCGCCCTGGTCGATGCTGTAGGAGATGCCCCTCAGCTTGCCGTCGACCTTGGTGATCTTCATGACGATGCGCAGCCCCTGTCCGGCCTGCAGAGTGCCCTGCCAGTTGCCAGTGACGTCGGTCTCTTTGGCCTGGGCGTGGGCGCGTGGGGCGCCGACAAAACAAGCCAACGCTAACGTGAGACCGACCATCCACAACAGTGTCTTCTTCATGCGCGCTCTCCGATCGGGCGAACAGATGTGTGCATCGCAGAGACCGCGATGACGGCCTGAAGCGAAGTCGGGCAATTCTATCAACTGACAGCGCAACGGCGGATTAGATTCCGGCAAAGATTTGGGAGAGCAGTTCGTTCGTTGCGGTGTCAGCTTACTTGATAGGTCGCCAGAGTGATGGTTACAACATCGTTCGGAGTTTTGACCGTGCCGCCGTCGCTCTCCGGGTGAAACTCGATGCGCATGGTCTCGGCATTCACGATGACGCGGAGATATCCGTAGTCGGTTGTGTTGTAGTTTTCGAGCGTCAGGGTGTCGTCGATCTTGTAAGGCGTGCGGTAGGTTCCACGCATGGTTGAGAGCGGAGAGTGGCCGCCGCATCCGGCGACGAGGAAAGGAATTTGAAGATTGTTTACCGTGCGCGTGAAGCGTTGATAGTTATGGGCATGGCCGGAGAAGACGGCGTGCGGCCAGACGCCTGCGGCCTGGCAGGCGGAGTCGATGTCCGCGAGCATTAGTGGGCTGCCTCCGTGGACCGAGCCTCCAGTGAAGGGTGGATGGTGCATGGCGATGATGATCGCTCCGGTAAACTTCTCGCTCTTGATTCTCTGAAGTGCAGCGGTGAGGAAGGCGATCTGCCGGTTGTCGAGCACCTTGTTCTGGCCGTTTTCGCCGGAGATGACACCAGGGTCTTCGAGCACGTTGCTGTAGAGGCCGAGAATGCGGACAAAGGGCGCTTCGAGCGTGAAGTAGACGCCGGGCTGGATCATCGTAGTGCGAAGAAGGCCGCCGGAGTCTGGCGACTGCACCGGGCTGGAGGTGCAGAAGTTGCGCAGAAATGCATCGAGGGTGGGCTCGGGATCGCCGGTGTAGACGACTCCGTCGTGGTTGCCGGGAATGGCGATGATGGGCGCGGGATAGTCG
It encodes the following:
- a CDS encoding DinB family protein: MNELAQALIGDSYAAKPAHIVEGLSDDLVHKKIPNTPHTIYEELWHIAFWQQVTLDWVQGIETPFPDKPSDGFPSELETASETWDQLCKRFLQTAEQAAASARDTRRLDEPIRCPSRPGSPVRIMSVRDQLISLASHNAYHLGRIVVLRQLNQAWPPASGGYSW
- a CDS encoding sialate O-acetylesterase, yielding MMSAVGFAEVKPASLFSDHAVLQSGMSVPVWGTADPGEKVTVTLHGVSASTTTGADGRWMVRLKKLKAGGPFEMTIAGKNTVTVKDVLVGEVWLGSGQSNMVFTVSKKSNPWAGMLDEEGEIAAANYPQIRMFTGKATKAYEPQTDIVGEWKVCSPETAGDFSAVGYLFARDLQRELKVPVGIVLEAYGASTAESWLPRPTVAGDPMLKPLLDKFDARVSYYREHPGGLDADAPAGPQTLNARPAKAGAKPAKMRDPVQDQHQPTVLFNGMIQPVLPYAIRGVLWYQGESIVGGKAGVELYPHTMETLVKEWRQLWGEGELPFYYVQLAALQNASNNPAVREAQAQLLKLPKTAMAVTIDIGDPKLVHPKNKEPLGERLTAIALAKTYGRKMEYSGPVYESMKVKGNAIELKFAHDKGLTAKNGPLKWFQIAGADQKFVDAEAKIEGNKIIVTSAQVSAPVAVRYAWADYPEGCNLYNGAGFPAAPFRTDKWDALTPIAAEFTGK
- a CDS encoding YbhB/YbcL family Raf kinase inhibitor-like protein, giving the protein MKSILMCAVLMSSFVATAQTPAAPAAAKPGLTLTSSAFEDGGIIPDRYSRAVEAPVSPKLMWTHVPDGTVSFALILHDPDTSLQKTTNQVLHWMIFNIPGSASELPENVPTTATLTDGSVQAVNTGKKIGYYGMGAPAAGPYHHYTFELFALDTKLSLGPDATQADVLKAMDGHILGKGVLVGRFHRP
- a CDS encoding TIGR03435 family protein, giving the protein MKKTLLWMVGLTLALACFVGAPRAHAQAKETDVTGNWQGTLQAGQGLRIVMKITKVDGKLRGISYSIDQGGQSIPINSITVDGTSFKFEISAIDVTYVGTLSADGKTITGNQTQGGHTAVMNFQHVTPEATWPIPEPPKAMAADAVLKFEVITVKPSDPNRPGKLFTIRGRHLMTINTTMNDMVTFAYGLHVKQIIGAPDWFATEKFDLDGVPEAEGRPNTKQMKELIQSALTDRFKLTFHHDQKELSVYALTVAKGGPKMTETIHQPNDPKNFLFRGLGQLMVTNSTMKDFCDGMQSAVMDRPVVDHTGLTARYDFNLNWTPDDSQFAVFGPRPTPKDDPNAPPSLYTALPEQLGLKLEPTKAMADVFVIDHVEKPAAN
- a CDS encoding metallophosphoesterase family protein, producing the protein MPKRLPEHSTKAKKKSTTHQSPANPKSAASTQPIFGQPQPTPDPTGFRNPVTDQKDVGLNTLEAVPQPRGGAVEPTLTLAQVYGAQGAAKTKAIQQAGQIVFHSVGDTGSAKGPATQSLVADKMVTDFTEANSADVPSFLFHLGDVVYYFGEATYYYDQFYEPYRDYPAPIIAIPGNHDGVVYTGDPEPTLDAFLRNFCTSSPVQSPDSGGLLRTTMIQPGVYFTLEAPFVRILGLYSNVLEDPGVISGENGQNKVLDNRQIAFLTAALQRIKSEKFTGAIIIAMHHPPFTGGSVHGGSPLMLADIDSACQAAGVWPHAVFSGHAHNYQRFTRTVNNLQIPFLVAGCGGHSPLSTMRGTYRTPYKIDDTLTLENYNTTDYGYLRVIVNAETMRIEFHPESDGGTVKTPNDVVTITLATYQVS